Within Equus przewalskii isolate Varuska chromosome 9, EquPr2, whole genome shotgun sequence, the genomic segment CTTGAGGGTCCTCGTTGGCCTAGAATAGGTGTCCGAGAGTGGAGGTCAGAAAAGGAGTTCAGGGGTCTGGGGGTGGCTGGCTGGGGTTTCAAGTCAGAAGATGGGTTGGAGGGCTCAGGTCGGGAGAATGGAGTGTCTGGTTGGAATGAGGGGAAGGATCCAGAGCCTTGGGGGCCAGGCTTGGATGGTCTGGGGTCCAAGGTCTGTGCAGAGTCTGGGACAtttgggcgggggcgggggccagTTATGCTTGACTGGCCTACGGTGGGGCAGGGCTGTCCACTGTAATCTGGTGTCACAGAGGGGAGGGGATTGAAATGGGGCGTGGAGGTGTTTTCCTGGAGGAATCAGAAGGAAATCAAGGAGGGAGTTTTGAGTGGGGTTATATGCCAAGAAAGTAGGATCAGTGAGGATGGGGGACTGCAGGCTGAGGGGTTGTGCTTGTAGGGTCTGCAAGCTAGGGAGGTTTGGGGGGTTTGAAAGCTGGAGGGGTTGTGAGTGCGGGAGTGTCAGTGGAAGGTCTAGGTTATCAGGACTAAGTTTAGGTTGGAAGGGTCAGGGTGGGATCCCAGATTGGGTGGGCGAGTGGTCTTGGCGCGCTCAGGACATCTGGCTGGGCGGAGTCAGGTCGGCTTTAAAAGGGGGCCTGAGGCAGCTCCCGGGGTTCAGGTGTGCCCACACCCCTACTTGGTAGCAGCCGGCGGCGACGGGAGCGGGGCCTGGGCCGGCGCGGGTGCAGCCTGGATAGACAGGACACCCTCAGGGGACAACGCGGACGTCACGGCGGCAGGATCCACGCCAGGCGGCAAGCGGTAGCGACGGTGGAACTCGCGCGCGATGTAGCCGTGCTCGTCCTGCGGGAGGAGAGGCTTGAGCGGCCCCGCCCCTTCCCTATAGAGGCCCCGCCCTCCGGCCTGTGGCCCCGCCCTCGCCCCCCCGGACTCACTGGGCGCTCCTCGTGGCGCGCATGCACCTCCACGTGTTCGCCAACCACCTTGACGGAGATTTCCTCTGGTGAGAAGTGCTTCACGTCCAGCAGCACAGAGAAATGCCCGGGGTCGGTCGACACCTGCGCACAGACGGATTGTCatgggggcggggcgggctccCGGGACCCAGCAAGGCCCCTCCCGCGTCGGGGCCCGGTCGGTCCCGTTGCTGCAGCTGACCCTGGCCCCCGGAACTGGGGAGTTCCCTTTCCTACTCTTAGCCGCTGAGGAGCTCTTCCCCCACTGAGATCACCCCTCCCCGTGTGATCACTGGGATTCCTCTCTCACCCAGAGTGATGAGGCCCCTTTCCCCTGCAAAGTCAGGGACCAACGCCCTCACAGGGTGAggcctgcccccctcccccagtgtCAACGACCCCACCGTCAGCGTGTCCGCTTGGATACTGactccccagctcccttcctctcAGAGCCCCCAGGGCCCTtactgcctccccacccccagccagaaATCGCCAAGATGCCtcttcccccccccaccccggtctCCAGAGTCTTCTTTCTACCCTCCCACTAGAGTCACGGGACCGCTTGCCTTTCAGCTGTTACTAATACTCCTCCTCCGCTTCTCAGAGTGGCCAGGCCCCTCTTTCTCAAGTCACAGgacccttcctcccctctgcctctccaggaGACAAAGTCACCACATACAGTCTCCAAACTCTCTTCCCCAAGGTTAACAAAAACATTCCCTCCCCTCGGGAGTCACTGGGAGCCCCACGCCCTTCAGAATGACTGGGCTCCCCCTTTTCCCGAGAttccctgggtccccagcctcctccagagTTACCCTCTCAGAGTACCGCCCCGCCCCATCAGTGACCCAGCCCTTCcactcccctgagagctgagaCCCTCTCCAGCTCGACATGGACTTCCCACCCCCTTCAGTAATCCGGCCTCTGAGATTCCATACTCTGGGAACTCCGGAAGCCCCGCGGAGTGACCGGACTCTGCCCCCGCTCAAAGTCAAGGGACACGCCCTCACTCCCTCAGGGTGACCAGGACCCCGAGCCTTGGAAGTGGTCCGGTGCCCGCCCCTCCCTCAGGCCTGGCACCTGGGCGGTCGGCAGCGCCACGCTGGGGGCGCGCAGGTAGTAGGGGGCCAGCGCGGCAGGGCAGAGCGCAGCCAGCTCGGCCTCCAGCAGCCCCTCGCCGAAGCGCTGGTCGAAGATGCGCCCGGGCAGCGGGGCCGAGGCGCGGCGCAGCCACGACGGCTGCACAGGCACAGGGATCTCCATCCtgctccgccgccgccgccgccctggGACCCGCAGTGCCTCTGCGTGCGCCGCCGCCTCGGATTTATAGCACGCCCTGTGTCCGCCCCTCGGCGGGCCGCCCGGGGACACTGGGAAGGTGGCCAGACTCGGCCATTAATAGAGCCTTATTTAGAAAGCCCAACAATGACTTAGCCATTTATTAAGCGCCTGCTGGATGCCAAAGAGGTTTCATTAAGATTCCCCAATTTCCCGAAAGGGAAACTAAGGCTGAGCCTTGCCGGAGTGGGGAGCACAGCGTGGCGTTTGGGATCCAAGTCCTGAGAAGCCCACCGCGGAGTTCCCAGTCCCTTTAATCCACCCCCGCCCCGCAGGCAGCTCTGGGGATGACGCAGATGGCCGTCTTAGGAGCTGATTCCCCGGTACAGGGAATGCTGTAAGTGGGCCAGGCTGTCAAGAGGACACAGAACAGACCCTACTCCCATCTCACCCGGGCCTTGGGCCCAGCCCCGCGGCAGGCCGGGCCTAAATCTGTGTCTCTGACTCAGCCTTGGGTACGCAGGGTAGCACGGTCTGCCAGGTGAGCAGCGGCCAGGGGGCACGGGCACGAACAGTCCAGGCTGGCCCCCCGGGGGCCGCGCGCCGGGGCCCGAAATAGCTCATTTTGATCCCACCACCTCGGCCAAGAGCCCAGGCCTGGCACTTGGCGCAACCAGCTGCTCCTGCAGCAAGACGGAAGTGCTTAGATGACCCAGCGGGACCCGTTGGCCGGTCCGAGTGATGGAGGGACGGCGGTTAGAGAGCGGACAGACTCCCTGATTGCCCACTGCAACGAGAAAAACCGTCGTTAGACTGGAGTCTGGCTGAGATTTCTGCAGCAAAAGGGGGAGTGGTTAGAAGACACGACAGCAAGAAGTGTATTTTAGAACCCCTCCCAACGTCGAGCCCGGCCTCAGATCCTTCCCATTGGTCCACAGGCTTGTCAATTACTGCTGTACGCTACAGTTCTCCAATCAAACACGCTCTTTCAGTCAGGCCGACGTTACAGCGAGTTGTGAGGCATCTCCGTTTGGCCACTtttcaattccttttattttcctctctatcATTGGTAGCCTCGGAGGCCGCTCTCTTCCCGCGCCGGCACTCCCAGAGAGGGCGGGGCCGACAGGACATTGCTAAGCGACAAAGATGCGCGCGGGGTCAGTCGGCTGAAGGAGAGAAGCAGGCGGAAGCGCCGAGGTAGCCGCAGGATGGACCGCGGGTAAGGCCGATCCCTCTTCTGGGGAACACAGGAGGCCTGGGGAGCACCGAGGGTCAGAACAACACAGCCTAGGGTCCAGTTTGCTAGGGTCCAGAGTCTCGTTCTCAACCGCACCGGAACTACAACTCCCAAGATGCTCCACAGCTTTTGGCTGCTCCAGCCTTAGACTTCACCATCCTGGGGGGCCCATAGCGTCCTACATTCCGCTAAGTGGCCGCAGGGGACTTTTCGCCTCCAAGAGTGTCCAGGGGCATCTTGGGAATtaagtttcttaattttgaaattgCCCCCAGACTCATGGGTGTTGTTTTTTACCTTTCTGGCTTAGGCGGAGCCCAGTGACTGATGGG encodes:
- the HSPB6 gene encoding heat shock protein beta-6, with product MEIPVPVQPSWLRRASAPLPGRIFDQRFGEGLLEAELAALCPAALAPYYLRAPSVALPTAQVSTDPGHFSVLLDVKHFSPEEISVKVVGEHVEVHARHEERPDEHGYIAREFHRRYRLPPGVDPAAVTSALSPEGVLSIQAAPAPAQAPLPSPPAATK